The sequence below is a genomic window from Felis catus isolate Fca126 chromosome A2, F.catus_Fca126_mat1.0, whole genome shotgun sequence.
ttttctctgaaaatttcatacaaatggagtcGTAAAATGTGGAATTCTTGGCACCTTATTGATTTCATAGCTCTTTTTACACACGGATAATTAGCTTTTTGCCTATGAAATGAACCCAGATATTTTTCCCAGTCATTTTTTGATGTAATGGAGTTTGCCAAACggatttttaaagttatgtgtTGAATGTTAAAATCTTTTAAGGTTTCTGCATTTAGTATCACAGCTAGCAAAGCAGTCTCTactcccagatttttttttaaggttgttcCATAAATTCCTCAGGTACTTtagtggtttctttctttaaccTAAAATATTCTAGGGGTTCCTGGAACCCAGTTCAGCTAGGAACcctagctcagccagttaaaccttggacttcagctcaggtcatgatgtcgggGTCCaggggttggagccccatgtggggctctgtgctgacatctccaagcatggagcctgctttggattctgggtctctctctctctctctctgcccctccccggctcgcactctgtctctcaaaagtgaataaatgttaaaaaaaaaaaaaaattaagaaatagcccttaaaaaaaacaaaaacaacaaaaaaatactcCATCAAGCTAGAGATGTTCCTTGTGTAAGGTGTGACGTATAGGTCAAACTACGTTTTGCTTAAACCTCCCAGTTGTCCCAATACCACTTATTAAACAATCCATCTTTTACTTACTTGGAAAGGCAATTTGTCTAAAACATCTGTGGTTTCAAATACTTAGCTCCAAATTACATGATTAAAGCTCTCGTGATGTTTTGAATGTAGACAATATTACTGATGAGGATTTGGTTTACATATACCAGCCCTTCTTCACCCCTCCAAAGTTTGATAATTACATCATATTTAGTTCCTTTACTAGTTATTTTTGCTACTTTAAATAATTGGCTTACATCACTATTTCTTGTTCCAATAACTCTAGTCAGTGCCTAGACACTCCCCTCAACAATATGAAATAATGGCGTAAAgaagtgtaaatatttttgttgttcccACTCTGTATTATCCACAGGGcccaatataataataatattaataataacagtgTATGGAGGCAGGATATAGAGAGTCAGATTATGTTTTACCATGCTatgatttgtaaaataaatatccatcagTCCATATGATATAAAcgaatgattgaatgaataaatacatacacaaatacataaatggaACAATTCTCTTTTCAGAATTTCAATTAATAATTGCAGAAGAaacaagggaaatagaaaatcaccattagaaCACCACAGTAATAACTGCTGCAGGCAGAATCTACTGATGAATGATAAAACTGGTAGGTGAAAGTTTAAGGAGGAATAGGACATTTCATACCTTCAAAGTATCTCTCCCAAAACATGTCTTAAATACTATGGTGGTTTTAACATAcatccacaaattctttgatgtCCTTCACAACCAACCCCACCTCCAGACTGGGCTGCACTTAGTGACTCCCTTCTAAAGAATAGAgtagggaaaggaagaaacaatgaTTTTTACAGTAGAGAAACTTGACAAGTTTTCTCCACCTTACCCAAATGGTCAAGGTTAACATGGGTAATAATAAGTCATGTTGGTATCAGGAACCCCCTGACACAATTCAAGGAAAagggcacttcacctctgtggtatACTTCCAAAAAAATGCAGAATTCCAGCCTAGTCGTGAAAAAACATCAAACCGGAAATTGAGGGACAGTCTACAAAATATGTGACTAATGGTCtccaaaagtgtcaaggtcaagaatcacaagaaaaaaatcaagaaactttCATAGATAggaggagactaaagagacatgacaactaaatgctaGGTGGTACCCTGGAacggatcctggaacagaaaaaggacattagtggaaaacatggtgaaatccaaataaagccCATTATCTAGTTAATAGTactgtaccaatgttaatttcttagctTCGATCATTATACCAAGGTAATGTAAGTTGTCCACGTCAGGGAAAGCTGGATGAGGGGTATGCAGAAACTCTCTGTACTACTATCCTTACAATTCTTCTGTAAGCCTAAAATTATTCctaaaaattaaggttttttaaaatatgggatattatttaaaataagatattatTATGGAGCTAAATTTGCTCTtggaaacttttaaattaatattaactgAAGAAATGTGTAATTTTTCAGTTTCAGTGATTGCAAAGCAATTAGTTCAATTTTCAAGTAGGTGAAAATAACATtctatctcatttcatttcatacttTCTACTCTAGGTAAATGTTTACACTGCCCTTGTATTCTGATGGCTTAGGGTTGCTTTTCTCCTGAATATGCATGAGAAGTAGAATCTTTATTGTTATGTGTTTTTTCCAATTCATAAAATCAGAAacattaagaataattttaataaaattaaatggaactttaaaaatttgtttctttggggggcctgggtggctcaatctgttgagcatcccactttggctcaggtcatgatctcaccgctgggctggtgagtctgagcctcagttgggctctgtgctgtgacagctcagagtctggagcctgcttctgattctctgtctccctctctctctgctcttttcccactcgcactctctctctctctctctcaaaagtaaacattaaaaaggaaaaaaaaatattttaactgtttCTTTGCAGTCAATGTAATCCCAATACAAGACAATATGACATATTCAGTGCATATTCTCTCCTGCACTCACTCTCAGAATATGCACTGATTGTCAAATATGTTCCAGGCTAAGCTCtgagaaatgcaaaagaaatgtaTAATTTGGGCACTTCTTACTCGGCCCTGGTCCCAGGAACTTCCTGCAACTTCCAGGTAACACAAATAACTAACACGTATCAGCCCTTTTCTTCTCACAAGGCTGTGTGAGGTAGGGGTTATCATTATgcatccccattttttttttaatttcattttatttatttgagagagcacatgcgcaagctggggaggggcagagagagagagagagagagagagagagagagagagagagagacagagggggagagagagagagaatctcaagcaggctcgtgctgtcagcgtggagcccaaagcggggctttatctaacaaattgtgagatcattacctgagccgaaatcaagtcttgactgactgagccacccagatgccccaagcatCCCCATTTTGGGGAGGGATGAGGAGCGGGTCCTCTGTGTGGCTCCCACAGTTAGGCTGACGGGTAAACGTggaactcttggtttccgctggCATCATAATCTCAGGATGGTGTAATCCAGCCCcggcttctggctctgtgctgggcctggaatttatttgagattttccctttccctctgcccctcccccacgctcgcaggagctctctcaaaaaaaaaaaaaaagaaagaaagaaagagagagagagagagagagagaaagaaagaaagaaagaaagaaagaaagaaagaaaaagggatgaGGAAGAAAGTGAGGTTCAGAGACGTCAAGTGGCCTGCCAAAGGAGCACAGCTAAACGAGAAACACAGTCGACTTTTCAAACACCCGCCTGGGCCATAGACTCAGGACCAGGCCAGAGACAGCCCCGCCCTCACGCGCCACGCGCTCCCCAGGGGGCGGTGCCCACCCGCTCCAGCCAGACGGCCCCGCCCACACGACCTTCGGCCAGACTTGGCCCAGGGCTGTCTTCCTCGCGCGGCTGCGCGGTGGAGAGCGGGGGCGGGTCCGCCATAACACGCCTGGAATCCCTACGCGGGCTCGGCGCGCCAGAGAGGATCTCGGCTGCTGCAGCATGACGCCCGCGCCGCGCACTCTGGAGCTCTTCTACGATGTGCTCTCCCCCTACTCCTGGTTGGGCTTCGAGGTGACTCCGGGAGCCCCCTCGGCCGGGGCTTGGAGGGCAAGGGCGGAGAGAAGGGCGGGAGCGGGGAGCGGGGACCGAAGTCTCGTGAAAGGCCTGGCGCTGCCGGACGGGGTTTAGGACACGCGATAGAGAGGTGAAGCGCTGAAGGtcactttgtgtttttaaacGGGATACGGTCGCTGGGTCCAGGTCGAGCCTTTATATTCTAAGGCAGTGGTTTCCCACGGCGGTTTGGAAGAAGACGGGTAACTCCAAAGTATCAAAGAGAATTCCATGGCACTGCCACCACTTTTGGGGGCCTGAGAGTGAAAAGTTTGGAAGCCGTCCACAGAAAGATCCTGCGATCGATTTCTTGGGACGGAGCAAAGTTCATGGGATCGATTTCTAGCAATGGAATTTAGGGTATCCACAGAACCCCTACTCTGCGCTTAGCCATCTTCACTCTCTCCATCTGACACAATGgctccccatctctgcctctgcagGTCCTGTGCCGATATAAGAAGCTCTGGAACATCAACCTGCAGTTGCGCCCGAGCCTCATTGCAGCGATCATGAAAGACAGCGGTGTGAAGGCGGTCGCCTCTGGGACCGAGATTTGAGGGAGGGATGGCTTCAATTGGGTCTTTACATTGGCACCTGTAGCTCATAATCTGCCCTCTGGTCAAAACCCAGGTAGCCGGCCCCCAAGCCTGGGACCCTCACGTGGTCTCTCACCAATGTCCCCAAATTTCCATTTGCAGGAAACCAGCCGCCAGCTCTGCTTCCCCGCAAAGCCCAATACCTGCAAAATGACATCAGGCTCCTGGGACAGCAGATCCAGGTTCCCATCCAGTTCCCCAAGGATTTCTTCTCTGTGATCCTTGAAAAAGGTGAAGACAGTGGGATACAGAAGGGGTATCTAGTGAAAGGCAGCGCATTTGGAAACCAGTGGCAAGAAGTAAGGGCTGGCAACCACATGAAACTGAAACAAACCTGAGCAAAACGCTGGTCAGAGTTGAGTCAGCAGAAGCTTATGgggacagaaggggagaaagagcagGTCAAATTGGCTATGAGAAATTTGGGTGGGAGGCTGAGGGCAACTGAGCTCTGGGGATGTCAGAAGCATGAAAGAGCTGGTCCTTCATCAGAAACAAGCCAGGAGAGCCCACCTCTGAGTACTTCTGTCCTGCAGGAAGTTTATCAGCCATGCGATTCCTCACCGCTGTGAACCTGGAGCACCCAAAGATGCTGGAGAAAGTGTCCAGAGAACTATGGATGCGCGTCTGGTCACGAGTGAGGACAGAACTctgggaacctgcttgggagacCCTGGGTGGTGTTCTGACCCCTCCCCCAGAACCATTTCCAGCATCCTGGTCCTGCCTTTCCCTCTTGTTCACTGGCCTACTTgtcccccatctctgccctctccacctccttcctgcTGAGTGTTCTCTTCTTCTCAGGATGAAGACATCTCGGAGCCCAAGAGCATCCTGGCTGTGAGTATCCTGGCTTGTCCCCACTCCTCTCATAGCAAAGCTGAGAACAGTTGGtgtttaggggcagagagggcacaGATTTCATATTCAGTGCAAAAGGTCATAGTTATTAGGGGAGAAAGCAGGTCTGTGTTTGAGAAGCCAAATTACTGAAAGGTTGGAACCAGGAGGACACTCAGAAGATTATCTCATGGTTGAAAGGGGAAGTGCAAACTTCTGCATGGGTAGAATTTATCTCATGAAAGGAGTCAGTGGGAGAGAGCTGTTAAATGGTGGCATCCCCAGATGGGGAGGGATGAAGCATTGGCAATCTTGGCCCCAGAGACTCCAACACAGACCACACCAACATAGCCAGAGTAGAAAGCAGGAGACTTTACAGACAGactttaaaaagactaaaagagATAACCGGCTCAAGCCAGAATTACACAAAAGCCTGagtgaaaacaaatagaaatagcTCAAAACATTGGAATGTGTGCCAGCCATCGATGAGGTATATAAAAACTTAAGTTTTTCATTGGAATTAAATCgggaaattcaaaataatatttcccCTGCAGTTTACAAAATGATAGTCGAAGCATATTCAGATTTAATACATAAGATGGCAAATCACCAAAAGTACACATACAAAGAATGGCCAATATATTCCTCCACTGTTTTTATTCCTGCAGAGTATATGCCCAGGCTTGCCTTTCCACTTATGAACGATCCTTTTCCATGCCATCATAAACTCTTTGAAAGTACCATTCTTAGTTTCTACGTAGCATTGCATTCAGTgggcaattttgtttttttgtttttgaagcatTTTGTTTACTTAACCATTCCCCTGTTGTTGAACATTTGGTCTGGAACGCAATTCTCTCACGTAGACAAGTACAAGAAAGATAGTGTCACATTAGAATACACTGCACAACtttgtgtttccttctccagGTTGAGGAGGTCAGGCTGCAGTGGTTCTCATCCTCAGCTGTATATTTAAGTCCCCTAGAGCACCTGGACACTGCCTACCAAAAGTTCTGATGTAATTGTTCCAGGGGGTGACTTGtgaatgggattttttaaaagctccctcgGGAGATTCTAACGTGCAGCCAAAGTTAAGAACCCCTAATCCCAAACGATACCAACAAACCCCATACTGAAGCCTTTGTTATTGTTAGCCATGCAGGAAGCTGTATCCCTGTGTTCTGCTCAGAAGTCCTCCAGAAATTCCATGAGAATTTGTAGCCTAGCCCTTGAGTCAGAAGAGCACAAGATATTCAAGAATTCTGAGAAATAAGAAGGCAAGAGCCCAGACTTACTGTCAGGGGACCTGGATTCTAGCATTGGCTCCGCCACTAACAAGCTCTTTAATGCCAACCAAGTCATGGACTACCTCTAGATAACAGTCCCTTCACTGGTTTCTAAGATGCCCCCTGGCTTTAAATTTCTACAGCTATGACTCTGCCACCTGTTCTTTCCACCAGTCTCAAGATTTTGCCCCTCTTAGCAAAGCTAGACCTCCACTTGTGGGTGGGCAAAGGCCTTACCATGAAGATGggagcagaaaataaaaagaccagaATTTTCTGGTCCCACTAATTCAGACACAGTTGTGTTCCCTACCACATGCCCTCAGGCTGCAGAGAAAGCTGGCATGTCTACAGAACAAGCCCAGGGACTTCTGGAAAAGATCTCAACACCAAAGGTGAAGAACGAGCTCAGGGATACCACCAACGCAGCCTGCAAATACGGGGTGAGCAACTCCTGATGTGGGTCCCCAGCCCCAGTGCTGGAGACAGGATGAGAATCTGCTGGGTCCCCATGCACCTGTCCCAGAAGTTGCTCCCAGCATGAGTCCTCCCAGCTCCCAGTCAACCCTcatcctctcccttcccatcccatAGTCCatggagaaaaagggagggagctGGATGGCAAGAAGAAAGACAACATCTGAGAGTTAAAACCAGAAAACTCATTAGAGCCAAGGAACTTCTTAGCAATCACATCTTTGGCTACTTTGCTTCTATGACCTCAGACAAGTATTGACCCTTAGCCTTTGACCCCAGCCTAATAAACACCTGCTCCATCACTGCTTTCTCCAGGCCTTTGGGCTGCCTGTCACCGTGGCCCATCTGGATGGCCAAACCCACATGCTGTTTGGCTCTGACCGGATGGAGTTGCTGGCACACCTGCTGGGTAAGTTACAGGTTCGTGGTGAGCTGCCCTtgaccccagccccaccccattATATCAGTGGACCAGAATGACAGATGTAGAGCAAAACATATTCTATGCATTTCCAACAATGAAGCCTCATACACAGGGGTCCTCAAGGTTGAATGGGGAGAGGCCACCTTCACCCccacagaaaagaaggaagccaagCAGAGGTCTCCTTAGAAAACCCCTGAGGCTTGTGGGGCCAGCCTCTAACATATGTGATTTTCTCCATCTAGGAGAGAAGTGGATGGGCCCTGTGCCTCCAGCCATAAATGCCAAAATTTAAGGATGGCCAAGGGAAGCAAAACTACTGGAATAAAAAAGTAGATAATCTGCTTATGCTTCTTCCACTAGCATTCTGGTTTTCCTGTCTGACAGCGGTTCCTCTGTGGCCCTGGGGGATGCCGGGGAGGGGGACTGCGTGTTACATCATCTACCTTAGTCTCGTGACTGCTTTTACTTGCGTGCCTCACAAGTGCCTTTCAAGAGCCCCAAACTCtactttctctcagaataaacctAACATCATCAGGCAGAATATTTCTGTGTCCTGTCTGGTGTTTGTGTGTTCTTCCTACTGTCATATTCTGTCCACTCTGGGTGTTTCTAAACAGCTTTTTCCATACTGCCAGCCCCGCTGCTCCCCTCAGGGCAGCTTGTGTGGAAGGAGCAGGAAACCATCCCTCTTCAGGGACCGAAAACTAACCAGTTTGGTACCTACTGCCTTCTAACCGGTCATGGTGCCTGAGAGGGAGCCAGAGCATGGCTGAGCTTCTACCCAGATATTTGAacagctccagccacactgaccagCAGAACAAGGGCAAGGCAGCACAGGGAGACAGGCTGGAGTTGCCATGGCCTGGGCAAGGTGCTCATCCCACAGAGTTCCCTCACCCACAAAGCAGATTTCGAGAAAATCCCAGGGCCTCTCTCCCTGGAACCCCTGTTCCTTCCCATACAAACCTATAGCTTTCCCACTCCCTCAATTATTTATCCAAAGGCCCGGCTCTGTTTGTGCCAGCTATGCAGTAATCAGAATACCTTGTGTTTCAACAATCTTTGGACTTCTTTGAGAATACTCTTTATTCAAAGCTGAAACCACACTTAGGCATCTGTTGGAAACCAGGTGTGGAGTTTTTGATGGCTCAAAGGTTGAGAGGCTTTAAGAGGGGATGCCTTGTTCCCTCCCTCTGGCTCTTTCTAATCTCCAAGCTCATTTGCCCCTTTTATTCCCCatcattttctgtcttcctcctctccttttccattaTTCCAGCATACTCTTGGATTTCAAGTTATCCTTACTAGGCTTAGCTGCTAACTAACCAGAAGTACATCTCCAAGtacacactctgtctttcaaaagagATATCATGACATGTACatctaatattaatttaaaatacgGGGAAATGTCCAATAGTAAGAAACCtaagagcaaattaaaatgtTACGTCTCATGTATTTAGGTTATATATTCAAGTATATAGAAGTTCTCATCTATGCTGAGAAGACAGTAGTGGAGACAAAGTTTTATGAATAAAGGTGCTGATCTCAGCACTGTTTGTGATATCAAGTACCTTAAATATCTAACAATAGGCAGACGCTTGAATAAGTTATGGTACATCCAGGATGTAATGTTTCATAACTCTCAAAAATTACACTTGTAAAGAATTTTAATGCTGGAAATTCTTGGGATATATTATTAATTGGAAAAAAGATCAAactacatggtatgatctcaattacaTGTtgacttataaaaatatattacagagGAAATCAATTTATTAATCCTGGAATAAAATATGCCAAgatgtttccatttcatttgtaGACTTTTTGAAATGATCATCTTTTCTggcaaacaaaaatgtatatatttaatgaaaaaatacaagaacTTCTGGATTCACATTTGGCTACAATTGTGCATCCTTCCCATTGTTTTTGAAACATTATCAGTTGCTTAACTTAATCCCAAATTTTATCCCAGGCTAATGTGAACTAATCTCTTACTGTAGACGCAGGCATTTCCCAGGTCTGCCCAGTCTTCCTTCAAAGAGTCTAACATCCTATTTTCCTAATCCAATAGTAAATGTAATCTTCTCTGGAGGAATGAGACAATTTCTAGACTAAACCTTACAAACACGCTCTGGATTATAATGTCTGAACTTCTGCCAAATAGAATCCGAAACAagtgttctccaaagaaacagaaacagtactacccctgaaatcattgttgcattatatgctaactaacttggatgtaaattttaaaaaataataaaatttttaaaaacataaaaaaaaaaaaacagaaacaataggGTATTTACCCATGTATATAAAAGAGATCTATTATCAGGGGTTGGCTTACATGACTATGGAGGCTAAGAAGTTCCAcgatctgccatctgcaagctggaggccTGGGAAAGCGGGCTGGTGGTGCAGTTCCAATCCAGAATCCAAAGCCTGAGAACCAGCAGCACCTGTGTCTGAGGGCAACAGAACATGCATGTCTCAGTTCAAACAGAAAGAACAAGTTTGCCCTTTGCTTTTTTGTGCCATTCAGGCCCTCAATAAACTGGctgatgcccacccacactggtgAGGGCCACCTTTACTCAGTGTAccgattcaaatgctaatctcttctagaAGCACCCTCACAGGCACACCCAGAAGTATTGTTTTATCAgctctctgggcatcccttagctcagtcaagttgacacatgaaattaaccatcacaatgaGAAAGGGGAAAGCCCCCAAATgcagctgtatttttaaaataaaggaacacTCTTCTAATCCAAAAAGCTTCATACTTagttccttcctctcctccccttgtGATCAATAGTTGTAGTGTAATATAAAATTCATAGTTATGTCAATACTTAAAATACTGAACCACTATCTTGCACTGGAGTTCAAATTCCAGGCTTACCAAATAACATTATACTTCTAAAACAAACTTAGGTAGAACTTCTAGAATGGTATTTTTTGACAGACTCGAAACACAAGTGttaacaaacaacaaaaagtatcACATGCAtgtggtaaaacaaaacaaaaaaaaaaaaaaccagcaagcTATCAAGTGAAGAGTCTCccctttttcatttccatttgtactctctggtttttttgtgtgtacccagaaatgtttgtattttttaacacaTGAATGTCAGCCATAAGTCAGTGATTCAATATACCCTTCATCCAGtttccccaatggtaacatcttgcacaGCTATAGTATAGTGACACAAACAGAACATTGACATTGACGCGATCCATCAACCCTATTCAGATTTCATCGGTTTTTCGTGCACTCATTTGTGTATATTtagttctgtattattttattgtgtatGTGACCACCATCACAagatatgaaatattttgagCATAAAGGATCCTCATGCTCCCCCTTTTATAGCTAGGGccacctgccctccccacttctctAAGCCCTACCAATGACCAATCTGTTCTTCGTATAGTTTTGTCACTTCAAGAGtgctatataaatggaatcagattGGCTTATTTTCACTCAGCATATTCCCTTCAGATCCACACAAGGTGTTGCGTGtctctggttctttttattgctgagaagtAGTCCGGGTATGGATGTGCCAATTTGTTTAACCTGTTGAAGGACACTTAgggtgtttccagtttggggctattacaaatagaCCTGgtatgaatattcttgtacaggtttttgtgtgcacacaaatttttgtttttctggggtaAATGCCCAGGAGTACAGTTGCTGAGTCATATAAGAagtgcatgtttagttttataagaaactgctatACTTTTCCTAAGTGGCCATGCCACTAGAAATGCAcgagtgatccagtttctctgcatcctcaccagcatttggtgttactggtatttttttattttagccattctgatagatgtgtagTGATAGCTCACTGTaattttaatctgcatttccctaaggGCTcatgaacatctttttgtgtatGCTTTGCCATCTGTACATCCTCTCCAGTGAAATATCTGTTcgtgccttttgcccattttctaactggattGACTGTTTTTGAAATGTCAATATTGTTcttaatagtatattttaaaagaatgtacatTTTAAGACAACTGAGGGAAAGTAACAGAGACTGGATATTAGGTGATACTAAGGAATTAAGTGTGATAATGGCAGGGTGGCATGCACGAGTAAGTTCTCATCAATTGGAATTGCATTCTGAAACATTTAGGGTAGAGGTGACGtgctgccttttaaaaagttggggaggtggggcacctgggtggttcagctggttgagcatccagctcttgatttctgctcaggtcatgatcccagggttgtgggatcaagccccagtgTTAGACTCAAtgcaagtgtggagcctgcttaagattctcccttcttccctccctcactccctccctctctccctctctctctctctctctctctctctctctgtccttctgcccctccccccgcaatGAAAAAAGTGAGGGAGGTGGAAAAAACAGATGAGACGATTGTTGAAGCTGAGTGATGGGTACATGAAgagttcattatactattctttcctcatttatgTGTGTTGGGATTATTTCCATAATAATGTCTTGAAAGTGTactgaggggtacctggctggctcagtcagtggagtttatgactcttgatctcagggccatcagttcaagccccacattgggtgtagaaattactttaaaaaagggggggaggtgcctgggtggctcagtcagttaagtatccaattcttggttttggctcaggtcattatctcacggttcatgagactgagccccgcatcaggctccatgctgacagcaccggacagcatgcttgggattcttcctctctccctctctctctctctctgcccctcccctgctcgcaaggtctctctttctctctctctctctctctctctctctctaagtaaataaataaacttaaaaaatgtactgaaatttaaattctgTGATATTACACATTTTCACATATCCCCACAGTACTGTGCACACAAGGTCAGCCTCAAGGACTTGCATCCTGTGCACTCACACAGGGCCCCATGACTGGTTTGATGCTCTGCCAGCACTGTC
It includes:
- the GSTK1 gene encoding glutathione S-transferase kappa 1 is translated as MTPAPRTLELFYDVLSPYSWLGFEVLCRYKKLWNINLQLRPSLIAAIMKDSGNQPPALLPRKAQYLQNDIRLLGQQIQVPIQFPKDFFSVILEKGSLSAMRFLTAVNLEHPKMLEKVSRELWMRVWSRDEDISEPKSILAAAEKAGMSTEQAQGLLEKISTPKVKNELRDTTNAACKYGAFGLPVTVAHLDGQTHMLFGSDRMELLAHLLGEKWMGPVPPAINAKI